ACCTTGGTTACCTTGAGCGAAGCGGGTGTTCATCCCAATCCCCAGAGCATCCTTCTTCCCTGTTCCGGTTTCCAGCAGAGCTGGATCCGGTCTTGTCACTCCGTTCGGGACTTCCTGTCCTCCTCAATCCAATCTTCGCGAGCTCGGCTCGCTCCTACTCCCGTTCCCTATACCCCATCAGGCCCCTTTCCAGAGGCACCCTGATGGTCACGAAACCGTGACTGAACCGCCACAGGTTCGGCACAAATCAGGCATTCCGGAATGCCCCCCTTAGGGGTCCTACTTGCACGGTTCTAAGGGTTACCCTGATCGACCCCTAATGCGTCGTAAATATGTTGTGAACGAGAGTCTTAAGGTTGATGAAGGAATCGTGAAAACGCGGGGGAAACGCCAGTCAAGCACAGCAATTACAGGAGCCAAATCGGGCCTCCTAAACAGGGCTGTCTGGACCGACGCAGGACAGAACTCGAATGACCCGTCCGGCAGCTCCTCCGCCCGACAGTCCCCCAGGTAGAGCCCCCCTTCGTCATTCTTCAATTCTCGATTTTCGATTCGCCCCATGAGCCTCACCTTCCAAGAAGCCAAACTCCTCGATTCAGAAGCTGCCGCCACCCTCGCCACCCCGAATTGGAAGCGCACCCTCGATCTCACCATCTGCTTCCTCGCCATCCCGTTTCTTCTTCCGATCATAGCGGTGATTGCCGTGGCGATTAAGATACTATCACCCGGTGCTCTCCTCTTCAAACAGACCCGTGTGGGCAAGGACGGCCAGCACTTCACCTGCTTCAAGTTCCGCAGCATGCGGGTCAACGCCGATACCGGCGTCCACGAGAACTACGTGAAGAACCTGATCCACTCGGCCGACAAGCCGATGACCAAGCTCGACAACGCCGGCGACACCCGCCTCATCCCGGGCTTCAACCTCGTTCGTGCGACCGGTCTTGATGAACTCCCCCAGCTCTTCAACGTCCTGCGCGGCGAGATGAGCATCGTCGGCCCGCGTCCCTGCATGGTCAGTGAGGCCGCCGAATACGAGCCCTGGCACCGCGAGCGTTTCAAGACCCTACCTGGTCTGACCGGTCTCTGGCAGGTGTCCGGCAAGAACCACACCACCTTTGATCAGATGATGCGGATGGATATCCGTTACGCCCGGAACAAGAACCTCCGGACCGACCTCTCGATCATCGTCCGCACGATTCCGGCCCTCATCGTCCAGGCTCTGGAAACCCGGAAGGCCCCGGCCGCCAAGCAAACCGAGAACTCGGTCGGCACCTCGGTAGCCGCCTGATTCATCCGCGCGGCGGACATCCCGGCGTAGTGCTCGAAGCCGGACGACTCCCAACGAATCCACGGGGAGTCGGACTCGCCATGGTGCAAGTTCGGTCCGCCGTCCACGGCCCACCGTCCACAGTCCACAGTCACCCGTCCACCAGCGGCAAAGCCGCTCCACCGTCCTCTTCTTCAAGCCTCATCCTCGCAAAGCCGTCCTCCGACATCCGACCACAGTCCTCTTTTTCCATCCTTCGTCACCTTCGTTCCTTAAGCGAAGCGGGTGTGAATCCCCTCCGAAAGCCGCGCCCTCTGACCTCAGGCTTCTTCCCCAAAGCCGTCCAACGTTCACAGTCCACAGTCCACCGTCAACCAGCGGCAAAGCCGCTCCCACCGTCAAGCTTACTTCAGAATCTCCAGCCCCATCCGTTGGAAATACCGTGACCTTTGATCAAAACGGCGTAAATTGACGACGGACCTTATGAGCGACGAAATAGGAGTGGGCGTTGTGGGGCTCGGCTACTGGGGACCCAATCTGGTGCGGAATTTCCGGTCGTTGAGAGATTGCAGGCTTAAGGCGATGTGCGATCTGAGCGAAGACCGCCGCAAGCATCTTCAATCCCTCTACCCCGAAGTCGAAGCGGTCAAGGACTACGACCGCCTCCTGAACGACCCGTCGATCGACGCCATCGCGGTCGCCACCGCCGTCCGCTTTCATCACCCACTGGCCAAGGCGGCCCTCGAGGCCGGCAAGCACGTCTTCGTGGAAAAGCCCATGGCCAGTTCCACCGCCCAGTGCCAGGAACTCATCGATCTCGCGGCCGAACGCAACCTGACCCTGATGGTCGGACACACCTTCCTCTACTCACCCCCGGTTCGCATGATCAAGAAGATCATCGACCGCGGCGAGATCGGCGACATCCGCTATATCAGCGCCCGCCGTCTCAACCTCGGACTCTACCAGAAGGATATCAACGTTACCTGGGACCTCGCCCCCCATGACATCTCGATCATCCTCCACATCATGGAAGAAACCCCGGTGACCATCAATTGCCAGGGCGCCTTTCATGTGACCGAGGGTATTGAGGATGTCACGACACTTTCCCTGAGCTTCCGCAAGGAGCGCTCGGCCATCGTCCAGAGCAGCTGGCTGGACCCCCGCAAGGTCCGGGAGATGACCATTGTCGGGAGCAAGCGCATGATCGTTTACGACGACGTCGCCACGAACGAGAAGATCAAGATCTTCGATGCCCGGGTCGAGCGGCCCCCGCACTACGACACCTTTGCGGAGTTCCAGTACGCCTACCACTACGGCGACATCTATATCCCGCACATCCAGCAGGCAGAGCCCCTCAAGACCGAGTGCCAGCATTTCCTCGACTCCATCAAGTCGGGCGAGAAATCCCTGACCTGCGGGGAAAAGGGTTTGGAAGTCGTCCGCATCCTCGAAGCCTCCTCCGAGTCGCTGAAACTGGACGGCGGCCCCGTCGAGTTCAACAACGGCTTCCACAAGAACGGGAACGGAGGCAGGTAGCCCCGGAGGTTTCCGGGTGTAGCCACTTCGCTGCGTCGAAGTGTCCTCAAGCTCGCCCACCAAGTCAGGCGAGTGCCGTTCCACCTGATTTGGCTTTCCGCATCCGTCCGGAAGCGTATCACTAGCATCCATGCGCAAGGTCTTCGTCTCAGGCTGCTACGACATCATCCACGCCGGGCATATCCAGTTTTTCCGCGAGGCGCGGGCTCTGGGAGATTTCCTGACCGTCTGCTTCGCCTCGGCCGATGTCTTGTGGCTGCACAAACAGCGCCGGAGTTCTCTGCCGGATGAGCACAAGCGCGCACTTCTGGCCGGGCTGAGAGTCGTGGACGAAGTCGTCGCCGGCGAGGGTCTTGAGGAAGGACTCGATTTCCGGGAACACTTCCTGCGAATCCGCCCCCATCTGCTCGTCGTGACCGAAGACGACAAGTACGGCGCCCTCAAGCGCGAGCTCTGTGCGCAGATTGGTGCCCTATACGTGGTGTTGCCCAAGACCCCGCCCGAATTCCCTCCCATCTCCACCAGTGAAATCGTGCGCTATATCCGTGCGCCGCAGGAAGCCCCCTTGCGGGTCGACTTTGGAGGAGGTTGGCTCGATGTGCCCCGGTTTGCGCGACCCAATGCCTACGTGGTCAACTGCGCGATTTCCCCGACCGTATCGCTTCGCGACTGGCCCTATGAACGCAACTCCGGTCTGGGTGGCAGCGGAGCCTGGGCGCTCCTCAATGGCCGCAATGGGGTGACCGCCGAACTGGATCTGGGCGTGGGTTGGCAGGATCCGGCGGTCATTTCCGAGACGGGCCTGTGCATCTGGCGAAGCGGCCCCAGACCGGATCTGGAGCTCAAGCACAACGCGGACTTCCTGCGCGGTTGCATGGCACTGTTCTGGACCGGCAAGCCTCATGACACTCCCGGGGTGGTCCAGAACTCGCGGGATTTTGATGCCATCGAAGCAGCCGGAAAGACGGCCCGCGACGCCGTCTGGGCATCCAGCTTGCCTCAATTGGCCGACGCCGTTCGCCAATCCTACGCCCTGCAGATTGACGAAGGTATGGCGCCACTGGCCGGCGATCCATCGGCGAAACTGACAATTCCCGAGTCCCTGTCGAAGTCGGTGCTGGCCTGGAAATACTGTGGCGGTGGGTTCGGCGGATACGCCCTTTACCTGTGTGCCACCAGAGAGACCCGGGACGAACTCTGCGAGCAGCCAGGCTTCCGCCCCGTCGAACCCTACGTCCTGTCAGGGGTCTAGGCACCCCGGTCCGCCCCCTGCCGTCCGTCGACCTCGTCCCGACGTATTGAAAAGAAGCCGGACGTCCACAGTCCACAGTCGACCAACCACCAGCGGCAAAGCCGCTAATCCCCCCCGAAAGTCGCGCCCTCCGTTTCATTCGTTCTCCCGACATCTTCGAGCCGGGATTTCGCCAGGCTCAACTTAAGCGAAGCGGGTGTTTATCCCCTCCGAAAGTTGCGCCCTCCGACACTGACCTCTGTCCTCAGACCTCTCCTTCAAAGCCTCTTTCCCTCCTCCCTCCACCGCCCACCTCGTCCCGGCGTATTGAAGAGAAGCCGGACGTCACATCTCGAACTGCCAGGTATTCTCACCTCCGCGCTCGAGATGGATTTCCATGCTCTTTGCGTCGCCTCCCGGAAGAACGACCTCAACCCGGTAACGTCCGTGGAAGCCACTGAACTCGACCGCCCCGGTTGAGTCCGTGACCAGATCAACCTCCCTCGTCATCCAATCATCCCGGATGAGCTTCTTCAGAAGACGGTAGGCGGGCTTCGGATTGAGGTTCTCATCGACCAGCCCGCCGCCTTCAAGCCAGGTGTCACGGTCGGAGAAACTCCACCAATTGATCGAAGCAACCGCCGGATGTCCGAATGCCTGGGTGTAGATCTCCTC
This sequence is a window from Opitutaceae bacterium. Protein-coding genes within it:
- a CDS encoding sugar transferase → MSLTFQEAKLLDSEAAATLATPNWKRTLDLTICFLAIPFLLPIIAVIAVAIKILSPGALLFKQTRVGKDGQHFTCFKFRSMRVNADTGVHENYVKNLIHSADKPMTKLDNAGDTRLIPGFNLVRATGLDELPQLFNVLRGEMSIVGPRPCMVSEAAEYEPWHRERFKTLPGLTGLWQVSGKNHTTFDQMMRMDIRYARNKNLRTDLSIIVRTIPALIVQALETRKAPAAKQTENSVGTSVAA
- a CDS encoding Gfo/Idh/MocA family oxidoreductase, producing the protein MSDEIGVGVVGLGYWGPNLVRNFRSLRDCRLKAMCDLSEDRRKHLQSLYPEVEAVKDYDRLLNDPSIDAIAVATAVRFHHPLAKAALEAGKHVFVEKPMASSTAQCQELIDLAAERNLTLMVGHTFLYSPPVRMIKKIIDRGEIGDIRYISARRLNLGLYQKDINVTWDLAPHDISIILHIMEETPVTINCQGAFHVTEGIEDVTTLSLSFRKERSAIVQSSWLDPRKVREMTIVGSKRMIVYDDVATNEKIKIFDARVERPPHYDTFAEFQYAYHYGDIYIPHIQQAEPLKTECQHFLDSIKSGEKSLTCGEKGLEVVRILEASSESLKLDGGPVEFNNGFHKNGNGGR
- a CDS encoding adenylyltransferase/cytidyltransferase family protein gives rise to the protein MRKVFVSGCYDIIHAGHIQFFREARALGDFLTVCFASADVLWLHKQRRSSLPDEHKRALLAGLRVVDEVVAGEGLEEGLDFREHFLRIRPHLLVVTEDDKYGALKRELCAQIGALYVVLPKTPPEFPPISTSEIVRYIRAPQEAPLRVDFGGGWLDVPRFARPNAYVVNCAISPTVSLRDWPYERNSGLGGSGAWALLNGRNGVTAELDLGVGWQDPAVISETGLCIWRSGPRPDLELKHNADFLRGCMALFWTGKPHDTPGVVQNSRDFDAIEAAGKTARDAVWASSLPQLADAVRQSYALQIDEGMAPLAGDPSAKLTIPESLSKSVLAWKYCGGGFGGYALYLCATRETRDELCEQPGFRPVEPYVLSGV